The genomic DNA CCAGATCAGCCCGCAGCATCGCATCGATGACCGGCTTGTAGGGATCCAGCCGCGACCGGCGCGGTGGCGGCTTCTTCCGCTCCGGCGGCCAGGGCGAGGCCAGCGCCTGAGCCACCGTCCGCCGATGCACGCCGTACTTGCGGGCCAGCGCCCGCGCCGACATGCCTTCCAGCCGGGCGTCCCGACGGATCGCCGCGAACAGTTCGGCCTTCCCCTTGTTGGCCATCGGTGCCCCCTCGCTATGCGGAGCACCCCGATCGTCTCAGCAGCCGGACATTCGTGGTACCAAAACTCACCGACACCATTTTCCGGCTCAGATGGGTGGAGCCTCACCTGACCGACATCTGGTACCCGCCCTCACCTACATAGCCACTCAACGAGCTGCTGGGCGTGATCGGGGCACACCAGTGGTGCCTCAACGGCGTTGAAATACCCTTCCTCGACGCTCGCGTGCATCCCCACTACGGCGTCTTCTCCCCTGTCAGAGGGGAGTACATCGACCTGGTCGCCCATGCTCCACTTCGTCGCAGCGGCCGCACCGCGTTCGACCTCGGCACGGGGACCGGAGTACTCGCCGCCGTCCTGGCTCATCGAGGGGTCGATCGCATCACCGCCACCGACATCAGCCCACGCGCGCTGGACTGCGCCCGCGACAACGTCCGTCAGCTGGGCCTCGCTGCCCGAATCGAGGTCACGGGCCCCTGCCTCTTCCCCGAAGGTCGCGCCGACCTCATCGTCTGCAACCCACCCTGGATTCCCGCCCGGCCGACCTCAGCCCTCGAACACGGCGTCTACGATCCGGACAGCACCATGCTTCACGGCTTCCTGAACGGGCTCGCCGCTCACCTTCGACCAGGTGGCGAAGGATGGCTCATTCTGTCCGACCTGGCCGAGCACCTCGGACTCAGGCCGCGCCACCAGTTGCTGACCCTGATCGAGACAGCGGGCCTTCGTGTGGTGGGCAAGATCGACACCGGGCCGCGACACCCACGGGCCACGGACACCGGGGATGTCCTCCACACGGCCCGCGCCGCGGAAGTCACGTCGCTGTGGCGGCTGACCAGCACGTGACCGCCCTTCAGGCAGCTCCGGCGACCCTTTGGGGGCTCATCGCTCTGCGGCGCTTCATGCGGTCTTCTCCCGATGGTGCGGCTCGTCGCCGGGCCGGCCGCGTGGCACCAGGGTGGGGTTGACGTTGTCGAGCACGGTGTCGCGGGTGATCACGACACGGGCCACGTCGTCGCGGCTCGGCACCTCGTACATGACGTTGAGCAGCACCTCCTCGAGGATCGCGCGGGCGGCGCGGGCGCCGGTGCGGCGCAGCAGCGCCTGGTCGGCGATCGCGCCGACGGCGTCCTCGGCGAACTCCAGCTCCACCCCGTCGAGCTCCAGCAACCGCTGGTACTGCCTGGTCAGGGCGTTGCGCGGCTCGGTGAGGATGCGCACCAACGCCGCCCGGTCCAGCGGCTGGAGCGCCGTCACGACAGGCAGGCGGCCGACGAGCTCCGGGATGAGCCCGTAGGCCAGCAGGTCGCCCGGCATGACCCCGTCCAGCGCGTCGTCCCGCGGGGTGCGCGGCGTCGCGCCGAACCCGGCGCCCCGGCGGGCGGTGCGCTGCTCGACGATCCGTTCCAGACCGGCGAACGCGCCGCCGACGATGAACAGGACGCCGGTGGTGTCGATCTGCAGGAGGTCCTGCTGGGGGTGCTTGCGGCCACCCTGCGGCGGCACGTGCGCCACCGTGCCCTCCAAGATCTTCAGCAGCGCCTGCTGGACGCCCTCGCCGGAGACGTCACGGGTGATCGACGGGTTGTCGCCCTTGCGGGCGATCTTGTCGATCTCGTCGATGTAGACGATGCCGGTCTCGGCCTTGCCTATGTCGCCGTCGGCGGCCTGGATGAGCTTGAGCAGGATGTTCTCGACGTCCTCGCCGACATAGCCGGCCTCGGTCAGGGCGGTGGCGTCGGCGATCGCGAACGGCACGTCGAGCAGCCGGGCGAGCGTCCGCGCCAGGTAGGTCTTGCCGGAGCCGGTGGGGCCGGCCAGCAGGATGTTGGACTTGCCCAGCTCGACCGCGCCGGCCTCGCGCGGTGCGGCGATGCGCTTGTAGTGGTTGTAGACCGCGACCGACAGGGCCTTCTTGGCGTGGTCCTGGCCGATGACGTACTGGTCGAGGAAGGCGTGGATCTCGCGCGGCGTGGGCACCGGCCGCGGGGCGGGCTCGGCGGCCGCGAGCTCCTCGGCGATCAGCTCGTTGCACAGCCCCACGCACTCGTCGCAGATGCAGATCCGGCCCGGCCCGGCGATGAGCTTGCGGACCTGCTGCTGGTCCTTGCCGCAGAACCTGCACCTCAGCAGGTCGCCGCCGCCTGTGCGTGCCACTCGGATGCGTCTCCTCAACGGTCGGTACGAGCCCGCACCCGCCACCGGATGACCAGGCCAGATGATCTCAACATCTGGATTGTCACGGTATCCTGGATCGTCAGGCGCCGCAAACGCCGCAGAGGGGGGACCATGGGCCGGCTCACCAGGGCGGAGCAGCAGCAGCGCACCAGGGCCCGGGTGCTGGCCGCCGCCCGCGAGGAGTTCGCCGAGCACGGCTTCGACGCGGCCCGGGTCGACGGCATCGCCGAGCGCGCCGAGCTGACCCGCGGCGCCGTCTACTCGAACTTCCCCGGCAAGCGCGCCCTCTACTTCGCCGTCCTGGCCGAACTCGCCGACGCCTCCGGCGGCCTCCTCGGCGACTCCTTCGGCAGCCCCTCCGGCGGGCGTTTCGACGAGGCGTTCACGGGGGCGGGCCGCACCGTGCGCGACGCGCTGGCCGCGTTCGCCCGCGCCTGGGTCGCCCGGCTGCCGCTGGCCACCGACGACCGCCACGACGACGCCCGGCTCGGCAGGGACCTGATGCCCGTCATCGTCTCCGACGAACTGACCCGGCGCCCGTTCGCCCAGCTCGTCCGGCTCGACGCGCTGCTGCTCGCCCTCGCCCTGGAAAACCTCGCCCCGCACGGGCCCGCCGCCTCGTACGGGCCCGGAGACGTGGCGGCAGGGGGGCGGATGGTGCGGGTCGCGCAGGCGGCGCTCACCATGCTGCACGGCGCGAGCCGGTTGGCCGCCGCCGCGCCCGGCTTCGCCGAGCCGTTCGACGTCGTCACCGCCTGCGGCCGGCTCGCCGACCTCGACCTGGACGACGCCTGGCACGCACCCACCGCCGTCACCCCCGCCCTGCCCGCCGACGAGGCGTGGGACCCGCCCCCCGCGCTGGACGCGGCGCGCGGCGCGCCCGCGCTGCTCACCGGTGACGGCGTGGTGGCGGTCCTCGGGCTGCACCGCCTCGCCGCCGCCGAGGAAGCCGTACGCGCGACGCCGCCCGGCACGCGTGTCACCGCCGTCCTGGTCACCGGGCAGGCGGACGAGCTGGCGCCGCTGGCCCGGCTGGCGGTCGCGGGCCTGCGCCACTGCCTGCGCCAGGCCGTCCCCCCGGCGGCCTGGCCGCGCCTGCAGGTGGTGCACGACCCCTCGGGCGTCCTGGCGGCGGCCGCAGGCGTGCCGGCCGTCAGCGACGGCACGGAGGTGGCCGTCCGCGTCGCGGGCGGCCGGATCGTCGCCCGCGCCGACGGCCTCGGCGCCTGCCACGCCGCCGCGACGGCCACCGGGATCGACGCCGGACGTGCCGAATGTCAGGTGGTTGCGAACGACGGAAGCGCTATCGGTCCGGAATGACTCCGCGTTTTCGGTGTGCTCCCCACCTCACAGGCGTCGGCCGATCGTGAGGATGACCGACCAGTGGCGGGTGAGCCGCCCGTCGGGGCGCGCGGCGAGGCGGCGGCGTATCTCCCGGAAGAGGTGTTCGTTCTTGGCCGGCTTCATGGCGATGTGGCCGGAGAACGTACTGAGCAGAGCGATGTATTCGTCTGCCGTGTAGCGCAGAGCCCACACGTAGCGTCGTGTCCCGACCACCGTGAAGTGCCCAGAGGCATCGAACTCGGCGGCGATGGGGTCGGGCCGGTCCTCGGGCGGTGGCGGTGGCCACGGGCCGCCACCGCCTTCGCCCATCTCCTCGAGGACCTTTTGGAGGTCGGTGAAGAACGGG from Nonomuraea muscovyensis includes the following:
- the clpX gene encoding ATP-dependent Clp protease ATP-binding subunit ClpX gives rise to the protein MARTGGGDLLRCRFCGKDQQQVRKLIAGPGRICICDECVGLCNELIAEELAAAEPAPRPVPTPREIHAFLDQYVIGQDHAKKALSVAVYNHYKRIAAPREAGAVELGKSNILLAGPTGSGKTYLARTLARLLDVPFAIADATALTEAGYVGEDVENILLKLIQAADGDIGKAETGIVYIDEIDKIARKGDNPSITRDVSGEGVQQALLKILEGTVAHVPPQGGRKHPQQDLLQIDTTGVLFIVGGAFAGLERIVEQRTARRGAGFGATPRTPRDDALDGVMPGDLLAYGLIPELVGRLPVVTALQPLDRAALVRILTEPRNALTRQYQRLLELDGVELEFAEDAVGAIADQALLRRTGARAARAILEEVLLNVMYEVPSRDDVARVVITRDTVLDNVNPTLVPRGRPGDEPHHREKTA
- a CDS encoding class I SAM-dependent methyltransferase, yielding MIGAHQWCLNGVEIPFLDARVHPHYGVFSPVRGEYIDLVAHAPLRRSGRTAFDLGTGTGVLAAVLAHRGVDRITATDISPRALDCARDNVRQLGLAARIEVTGPCLFPEGRADLIVCNPPWIPARPTSALEHGVYDPDSTMLHGFLNGLAAHLRPGGEGWLILSDLAEHLGLRPRHQLLTLIETAGLRVVGKIDTGPRHPRATDTGDVLHTARAAEVTSLWRLTST
- a CDS encoding helix-turn-helix domain-containing protein — encoded protein: MGRLTRAEQQQRTRARVLAAAREEFAEHGFDAARVDGIAERAELTRGAVYSNFPGKRALYFAVLAELADASGGLLGDSFGSPSGGRFDEAFTGAGRTVRDALAAFARAWVARLPLATDDRHDDARLGRDLMPVIVSDELTRRPFAQLVRLDALLLALALENLAPHGPAASYGPGDVAAGGRMVRVAQAALTMLHGASRLAAAAPGFAEPFDVVTACGRLADLDLDDAWHAPTAVTPALPADEAWDPPPALDAARGAPALLTGDGVVAVLGLHRLAAAEEAVRATPPGTRVTAVLVTGQADELAPLARLAVAGLRHCLRQAVPPAAWPRLQVVHDPSGVLAAAAGVPAVSDGTEVAVRVAGGRIVARADGLGACHAAATATGIDAGRAECQVVANDGSAIGPE